Proteins encoded by one window of Brienomyrus brachyistius isolate T26 unplaced genomic scaffold, BBRACH_0.4 scaffold32, whole genome shotgun sequence:
- the LOC125721087 gene encoding uncharacterized protein LOC125721087 has protein sequence MCKLKRVVYRVEVFYEQGGVARSMEFTITKGKNRCFAKYEAPNAIVKAGSQWKFAGQYFVRSIVHNFLTLDQTLHQCQEVHSPPAKDDFCSPATEAEPGVEPEANAKEDATEPVQNHPERSDTSTPRQNDMDRQSQSPVTSERTRVAESASTAHQGLSLQDRLTHEFYEQKLKYLKEEHEMKMKILKLQLEMLLQRKMQLNKKILS, from the exons ATGTGCAAGCTTAAGAGAGTAGTGTACCGCGTGGAGGTTTTTTATGAGCAAGGGGGCGTTGCACGAAGTATGGAATTCACCATTACAAAGGGCAAAAACAGGTGCTTCGCCAAATATGAGGCACCAAATGCAAttgtgaaagcagggtctcagtGGAAGTTTGCTGGGCAGTACTTCGTCAGAAGTATCGTCCACAATTTTCTTACGTTGGACCAGACTCTGCATCAGTGTCAGGAAGTACACAGCCCTCCTGCTAAGGATGATTTCTGCAGCCCAGCTACAGAGGCTGAGCCAG GTGTGGAACCTGAGGCAAACGCCAAGGAAGACGCCACTGAACCTGTGCAGAACCATCCAGAGCGGTCAGACACATCTACCCCGA GACAAAATGATATGGACCGGCAAAGTCAATCACCGGTCACATCTGAAAGAACAAGGGTGGCAGAGTCAGCCAGTACTGCTCACCAAGGACTCTCTCTCCAGGACAGGCTGACACATGAATTTTATGAACAAAAGCTAAAATATCTAAAGGAAGagcatgaaatgaaaatgaagatTCTAAAATTACAGCTGGAAATGTTATTGCAGAGAAAGATGcaactaaataaaaaaatattatctTAA